The Paenibacillus amylolyticus genome contains the following window.
CTCTTTGAACACCTTCGAGAAATAGTGCTGATCACTAAATGACAGCAGGTCGGATACTTCCTTAAACTTCATATCTGGTTGGCTTTCCATCAGTCTGCATGCTTCCTGAATGCGGAGCCGTGTGTAATATTGAACAAACGTTATTTGTGTGGCATCCTTGATCACTCTGCTGACATACGACGGACTGACATGAAACTTCACGGCAATGTCGTTGATGGACAATGGAGAGTATTTATTTCGTTTCACATAATCGTCAATCTGCTCGAACAGGATCGCCTTGCTTTTTCGAACGTGGGATTGCAGCATATCGAAGCACTGCCCCGTCCATTCCGTCAGTTCCCGGCTAAAATCCGTATAGGACTGTGCCTGAGCGAATTGTCTTGACCGAAGCTCCAGCCCCAATCTCATCCCCGTTCCCTGTTCCTCGTACAGATGCGCAAAGGTGTCTACAATCAATCCGATAAATCGCTCTACCTCCGTCATATGTACATTTTGTTCTGCCCATCGATTCAGCAGTTCAGATAATTTAAGAGCAAACCGTTCTTTTTGCCGAGCCTGTATCATCTGTACAAACACAGATTCCTGCATCGCATCCAGACAGCCTGTCTCGGATCTGGCCATCGAAACCGGATTCCCGGTATCCAACACGATTCCTTGTTTCAACCGTTGCTGCTCAGACACAATGGACGACATGCGGTGATAAAGCTCAGGCAGATTACCAGACTCCGCGAATAGGAGTTGTCCTCCAATGATCGCATCGATGTGATGCGCAACCAGATGCCGTCGCAACGATTCAAGACATTCATGTACAGAAGAGTACACCTCAAGTGCGCTCTTGTTGACAAAAGCGATAAATTGATATGGAGTTTGACTGGTGTACACACGACAAGCATGGAATGTAAAAAAATCCTGCATGATAGCCTCAAGCTCTGCCTGAACCCATCGCTCATGCCCTGTGGTGAAAGGTTGTTTGTTCATAATCATCATCATCTGGCTGAATAAAGGCGGAAAATCCTCCCCCTGTTTTGGCGTAGTCTCACATTGGGGATGAATGATTTCTTGCAAATCGAGCAGTTCCTTGGACACTTGTAGATCAAGCT
Protein-coding sequences here:
- a CDS encoding response regulator, encoding MYNVMIVEDSKPILRNIKMLLEALSFPIRVAATATNGEEALAAIKQESIDLLLTDIRMPKMDGLSLIEQAKLANPDLKVILISGYSDFEYTRKALNLQVFDYLLKPVEPEALEEVMGRVIEQLDLQVSKELLDLQEIIHPQCETTPKQGEDFPPLFSQMMMIMNKQPFTTGHERWVQAELEAIMQDFFTFHACRVYTSQTPYQFIAFVNKSALEVYSSVHECLESLRRHLVAHHIDAIIGGQLLFAESGNLPELYHRMSSIVSEQQRLKQGIVLDTGNPVSMARSETGCLDAMQESVFVQMIQARQKERFALKLSELLNRWAEQNVHMTEVERFIGLIVDTFAHLYEEQGTGMRLGLELRSRQFAQAQSYTDFSRELTEWTGQCFDMLQSHVRKSKAILFEQIDDYVKRNKYSPLSINDIAVKFHVSPSYVSRVIKDATQITFVQYYTRLRIQEACRLMESQPDMKFKEVSDLLSFSDQHYFSKVFKEYMGLSPTEYKQQMSGIKPQS